The DNA segment tattcctcaaggacagcagcccgacgctttagcagaCTGTGCCACCAGTGCAATGAATATTTGCCGCTCTTCGATGACCATCtcgccaacatgggtcactgagTGTATGACGCGTTTCTAAGCTATCCCCAAGCAGCGGCGTGCTGTACATTTCAAAAGCCATGCCCAGGTGCTTTCCGGCGACGGCGCCAGATGGCgctgagtgttcttagggaatcGCGAAAGAGGAATGCAACTGCAGTACATGGCTCATGCAGAACTTGATTCGATGGTGACAGTATGTTGTGTCGCTAAATTGATTCAATTGTCAACGCATTACCGTCGAGAATCTTCATGAGATGGGTCCCGCCAAACATTGTCATCAGTTGTTATCATCGTCATTGCCATCGTCATCACATTACCGGTGGCCCAAGTTGTAGATAACATTGGCGCATTCCCAGTACTCAATACGTACAGCCCAGTGGCAGATATAGCTAGTGACCACAGTGACCCTTATGTTTGGACTGTGCTCTTTCCAGGATTGGCCCATGAGTCATTCTAGAAACAGACGTAAGAAGTAACACAACCGATACAGGAAAAGTGAAAACAAACTAGCCAGCACGAGCGACACAAGGAGGCATTGTTAACAACCGCGTCTCTGCTTCTTTCTCCACATATCGCAAGGTGGCACCGGCACCGTCCTCACCTTCAATCCGCAACAATTCGAAGGAGCCATGCGCATCCCCAGGCAACACACCAGGTGGATGCTCGACTTTTGCCAGAAAGTGTTCTGGCGCGAACCGGACGAGACGCAGCAGTTCCTCGACGTTGGGTGCGGGATCGGAGACCTGACGCGAGAAGAGCTGCTGCCCCGCTGCCTGCCGTGCCACCgcatcgtcgccgtcgacgtgtCGGCTGAAATGGTGGAGCACGCCGCTCGACACTCGTATCATGAGAAGATTGAGTATGGGAAGCTGGACATCGCCAGTGACGAGGACGTGGCCGCGTTCATGGATGTGCACGGCCTCTTTGACAGGGTGTACTCCTTCCACACTGTCATCTGGGTGCGGGACCAAGGGAGGGCGTTGAAGAACGTGGCGATGCTTATGAAGCCTCGCGGGGAGTGCCTTCTGATTTTCCACGCGTCTGTGCGGTCATTCGACGTCAACCGCAAGCTACTCAAAATGGATCGTTGGAGCAAGTATTGTCACGTGAGTGTCGGGCGTCAGCGGTGTTAGAGTCCAGTTAAGTCGGCTAACTGCATAATCCATAGAATAGTACTTGCGGGAAACCGACGCTTGGCGAGATCTTTCCCCAGGAAAAATTATACAACCTGCAGTGGTGGCTGCGGTATTGTGCAAAGTAATGTAATCGTAATGCGTAAATTTCACGAAGAATACGCATTTGGCAGTTGTACAGCCTCTTTTACAGTGCTGCCAATTTAGCGATTGTGCGAAATTTGTACATCTTTGGCGggaattgttttattgcgatagcaattatatggacactccaaagcagatttctgccgtcgccgtcgccgttgccgtgaggttccgtataacgtcagtggagatgaaatcgtcgccgcacgccgaacgctgtatgtgcgagtgaaagggcgcgagggacgcgcgctttcacggggagtgaacgcacggcgatgaaaataaaaattcacagcatatccacggggtgaatgatgatgagtgggcgaagctccggagggaatcatcggatctcccgcttaaggggacgctagcacaaacgcgttagaaacgtgcagtactctctagtaagggggagcggccacagcgtcttacgcagccatttacacatgccggaacgtgcaccgcgtttgccgacgccatcacatgactgctgagagagtataccccccgtattcataaacgctcgtcgacttgaacttgacttgccaccgctttgggcagcgcgttcgaaatgcgttgaaggtaaggcggagaggccacagcgtcttacaccagcttcttacacgggccgtaacgcgctagcacaaacgcgttagaaacgcgctagaaacgcggcctttcgttaatgttgggtatttattgccatcgtggtgcgtgtgtccatgtccgcttcgtggcgtagtgggctaacgccgcgcgctcggaagcgaggggtccctggttcgattccgcgctgcggacacaacttcggaattttttttctcaattttctcagactggttacacactactactacgacgacggggacgaacgggtgccgctataaggagcttcgcccctaaaacgcgcgttctgcgccgtgctcccttaagggctgcagaagtaggcgtctctttcctcctctacaatcaccatatatgtagaacaaacgcgccttcttccgacgcgcgcaACGCCGTGGCGGGAAagggggcgggagggggagggaagggaggcaacgttcagctgcggcaccaggtgcctatttatatcagaggctccggcaacagtcaccaacgccgtacgtattttgtgcgaacgcgggcaaaacgctgacggcgtcgacaacagttctgcgtgttgccggtgctgctgcatgtccaaggttatagacctgataaagctactatcattactccgtgtagctctctacaaatttggtatcgcaattgatgtttcgcctttcaggtgaaactgcgacaacttttctaaTAACAGGCGGCTTTGGTAGCGATATGAGAGGAGAATAATCGACATTTTAGCGACTTCAAAGTTACAATAGTTGCGTCGAAAATGGTTTTCTAAAACGCACTGAATTCTTCAGAAGCTGCGTGCATGCAGTCGAAATCGGCTGTACACTGGGCGTGGGCTCCTTGACCACGATGTAGCAACAGTGGTCTCCGCCACGATTACAACAGGCGTCTGTTTTTATTGACCGGCCGTGTCTCCACTCACAGTAGTCACACGCCACGTTAACTAGGTCTATAGAAATACGCTTCTTATTGATATCACACAATTCATTTTTAAATTGTATAATTTACAAAACCCATTAACCCTGCTGGGGCTGCAGCTTCACTAAATAGGTTCGTTTGGGGGACGCTCGCAAACGTAGAAATAGATTAAAAGTTACCAAATCATATTGCAATATATTTCATGTTGAGATTGAGAATGTCGCAGGGGCATAACAAAACAGATCAACTAGAGAATGGTGTTATTTGCCGGAGTGGATGGGCTCGTGAGTTCGCGCGAATTTGATAGCCCCGGTCGCGTTCTCACGGATTTCGAAGAAATTGGTACCGCATGGAGCTCCCAAGAGGCCCAAGTCGGGAGGCAACGTAGCATTTGAACTAGCGGAATGTAATGAAGTTGTCATCGCAATATTAACATGATCAAGCGCAATGAAGGCAAATTTAACACGATCAAGACAAATTTTTGTCTCCTTTCACGAGCGTTCAACAGTAGACAATTTGCCGGCATTACGTGGACCAACTGCGTTTTCGTGCTAGGAAAATCGGGTTGTGCGTGTTTTTTGTGAGCTGTGATAGATCTGAAACCTTATAATTGGAATGCGAATGCAGAGCTTCAGCTATCGGCATCCGTTGTCTTGTAAATGTATTAGTAAAATAAAAGCCCTCTATAAGCTGCTGATGGTGTGGTATGATAAACTGCATTAAGGTCCTGAAGATCAagccttaggatgacgcaggcggctcccacgatGGGACAGtgaggtttaaccttaccgctgtgtcgtgggccttctggacggcctgtacaagagaactccactgtgaagcactcgccgccaccagtctatttccttgtcgcagtctgtgaaagccactgGACATTGTCAAAGcctatgatccagagtaatgatgccattacacttctcgcaattgtttggtacctctctttctggatatagcttgttactAAATTTTGGACtaggataagttcttgtctgtaacaatctcagagtcaccgcctgagctctattgagcttagcgtgtggcactgggaattcccttctgttcatgtagtaatgcttcgtgacttcattatatgtaagtaatcggtccctgttaTCCTCCTGtatattattggggtcctggtcgcgtagtgcacggatagtaagtcctcgtgcagctgcgttagccatctcgttcaaattcctccgagttcgatcgacagaccccatgtgttcaggaaaccagcggatttcgatcccttggctgtccatctcaccgatcagctgggcagcccttttggttacaaagcctttggtaaagtgtctgatagccatcttagagtcactgtaaattcgcgtccacttatcATTCCTTAAAGCCAATGTTTTAGCTACTTGTTCGcgactgtcgcttctttagtcatgattgtaatagcatcccgagtgagtccatctgcatctactactgccgtaaagtctttctttcctctgacccatgcagcatctacaaaagccgcatgttctctgtcctcTTCTATGTCTTGCAGGAGAGCTTTGGcgcttgcctttcttctttccaggttgtgcaccgggtgcatatttctggctGCTGAAACATTCGCTATTTATTCCT comes from the Dermacentor silvarum isolate Dsil-2018 chromosome 9, BIME_Dsil_1.4, whole genome shotgun sequence genome and includes:
- the LOC119463713 gene encoding juvenile hormone acid O-methyltransferase; translation: MSGPVFNGQGGTGTVLTFNPQQFEGAMRIPRQHTRWMLDFCQKVFWREPDETQQFLDVGCGIGDLTREELLPRCLPCHRIVAVDVSAEMVEHAARHSYHEKIEYGKLDIASDEDVAAFMDVHGLFDRVYSFHTVIWVRDQGRALKNVAMLMKPRGECLLIFHASVRSFDVNRKLLKMDRWSKYCHVVDDIAPKTQDMNYDECIEYISRLLTEAGLSPSILELPVCTVFDNFSIESVAERYASLIPLTAVVSEDEKQQFLIDVVQETAKMHSPDVDPTQYRIYVIKASKINK